ATCGACCTGCTGGAAGAGGCAGCGCTGGATAACATCCCGTCAATCATCATCGATCCCAAAGGCGACATCACCAACCTGCTGCTGACCTTCCCCGACCTGCGCCCGGCTGATTTTGCGCCCTGGGTTAATCTGGATGACGCCCGGCGGGCGGGCAAAGAGATCGACGACTACGCGGCGGAGGTGGCCACCCGCTGGCGCAAGGGTCTGGCGGACTGGCACATCGTCCCCGACCGGGTGAAATGGCTCAAGCACGCCGCCGACTTTAGCATCTACACCCCCGGCTCGGATTCCGGGCTGCCGGTGAGCATCCTCGATGCCATGCAGGCCCCCCGCGAGGGCTGGGCCGGCTACGAGGAAGCGCACCGCGAGCGCATCTCCGGGATGGTCACCGCCCTGCTGGCCCTGGTGGGCCGCCAGGTGGAACCGGTCAAAGACCGTGAGCACGTCCTGATCGCCAACATCTTTGAACACGCCTGGCGGCAGGGCCAGGGCCTGACCCTGGAAGACGTGATCATCCAGGTGCAGCAGCCGCCTTTCCAGAAGCTGGGCGTCTTTGATGTCGATACCTTCTTCCCGGAAAAAGAGCGCTTCAAGCTGGCGATGGAGCTGAACCACATCATCGCCGCGCCATCCTTCCAGTCGTGGCTGACCGGCGAGCCGCTGGATGTCCGGAGCCTGCTCTTCACTGCCGAAGGCAAGCCGCGGGTCAGCGTGTTCTATATCGCTCACCTCAACGATGCCGAGCGCCAGTTTATCATCACCCTGTTACTGGAGAATGTCCTGGCCTGGCTGCGGACGCTCTCCGGCACGACCAGCCTGCGCGCCCTGCTGTACATCGATGAGGTGTTCGGCATGTTCCCGCCGCACCCCTATAACCCGCCAACCAAGGAGCCGATCCTGCGTTTACTCAAGCAGGCGCGCGCCTTTGGGCTGGGCCTGATCCTGGCTACACAGAACCCTGGCGATCTGGACTATAAAGGGCTGGCCAACGCCGGAACCTGGTTCATCGGCAAGCTGCAGACCGAGAATGACCAGAAGAAAGTCATGACCGGCCTGGAAGCGCTGGCCAGTGTGCGGGCCGATTATACCGTCCGACAGGTGGGCGATCTGATCGAGCAGCTGGCTCCCCGCATCTTCCTGATGCACAACGTCCACGAGGAAAATGGGCCGCTGCTGTTCCACACCCGCTGGGCGATGAGCTACCTGCGCGGGCCGCTGACCCGTCAGCAAATCAGCACGCTGATGGCAGCCAAGCGGGCAAAGCTGCGCCAGCGGGCGATACCTTTGCCCGGCAGTGGCGGCTACATGCCCCCCACCCAGGGAGCCACCGCGCCGGTGACTTCCGCCCGACCCGGCATCACCCCGCCGCCAGCCAGCTTGCCGGAGACTGAGCCGCTGGCCGCGCCGCCGCCGAGCCTGCCGGAAACGGAACCGCTCAGTATAACTCCGCCGCCTACGATCCTCCCGGAACAGGATCTGCCGCCCGGCGTCGCGGCACGCCCGGAGACTCTGCCGGGCAGCGGGGGCGCCGATCTGACCCAGCCGATCGGGCGCACTCAGGCGTCACGTCCGGCAATTCCGGCGGGTGCATCCGGCGGGGCGCCGGTGCTGCCCTCTAGCATCGCCCAGTACTTCCTGCCGGGGACGATCCCGGCCCGCACGGCACTGGCCAACTGGGAGCGCCAGTTCGGTTTTCTGGCCCAGCAAACCGGGGTGACAACCCTGGTGTACCGTCCCTTCCTGCTGGCTCAGGCGTCGGTGCGCTACCTGGATCGGCGGACCGGCGTCAACACGGTGCGCCAGGTGGCCTACCACGTCCCGGATGTGCCCCGGATGGGGCTGATTCACTGGGAGCAGCATGTCGCCGCGCCGGTCGACCCGACTACGCTGGCCCAGACGCCCGCCGCCCAGGCCATCTTTGCAGCCCTGCCGCCCGCCCTGACCGATGAAAAGCGCCTGCGGGAATTGCAGAACGAAGTGGTCGAGCAAATCTTCCATACAGCGTCGCTGGTCGTCCTCTATAGCCCGACGCTCAAGGTCTTCAGCGACCCGGACGCCAGCCGCCGCGACTTCCGGGTGATGTTGCAGGCGCTGGTGCGCGAGCGACGCGACGAAGAGGTTGACCGGGTGACGGCGCAGTACGCGGCGAGGTTAGATCGGCTGGAGGAGCGCCTGCAACGGGAGGTGCGCGAGCTGGAAGCCGACCGCGCTGATTTGGCCGATCGCAAGCGCGAACAACTCTTCACCGCCGGCGAGGCCGCGCTCAGCCTGTTCCGCGGGCGGACGACCTACACGCTCAGCCGCTACAGCCGGACGCAGCGTTACAGCCGCCAGGCAGAAGTCGACCTGCGCGAATCGGAGCAAGAGATCGCCACCCTGGAAGATCAGATCGAGCAAACCACGCGGGAGATGGAGGCCGCCCTGCGCGCTGTCAACGATAAGTGGGCGCGGGTGGCCGCTGAAGCGGAGGAATACCGTATCACGCCTTTCAAGAAGAACATCTATCTGGAACTGTTTGGGGTTGGCTGGATGCCATTCTGGCAGACGGTCGTCAACGGGCAGGCGGTCCTGTTGCCCGCCAACCCGATCGCGGTGCAGAATCAGCTGTAAGCCGCCAGTGGTGGCTGCCTGCTGAAAGTTGTGATTCAGAAGCGCCGGTTGATGCGCCGGCGCTTCTGGCTTTCCGGCCTGTTGTGCCGGAATTGGGGCGCCCGCTAGCTGAAGTCGGCCCGGTTACCGGCGGCTTCCGCAGCCAGCGCCTTCTGGTAGGCCTTCCAGCCGGGACAAAACCTGGTATGGAAACGCCAGAGCCGCGCCAGGAACGTATTGGGATTAGCTTCGGCTTTGGCCCGCATCGGGCAATTGGCGCACGCCATTTCGGATGCTTTCTTGGTCATGGTTGTCCCCCTACTGGCCTGGCGCTGCCGCCAGATGATCACCGCTTATATATACGTCCTCCAGCGGCGGGGAGTTGCGCCGGGAGCAAGAACGTTGTCGGGGCTGACCGGAGGTGTTACCATTGCAATTCACACCGCGGATGAGGACGTACTGGAAGCAGACAGGAAACGGCCGTTTATGACAACGCCCCCCTTCACCCCAACCGGTCTTGCCTCCGCCGCCAGCCTGGAAGACACCCAGCCGGTCGGGGTGGTTACCGCACGCGGCACCGGACTGCGCCCGTGGCTTCTGCGCCTGCCGATGCTGGTGCTGACCGGTCTGGCACTGCTGCTGATCGTCTTCGCCCTGTTTGTAGCCGCTTTCGAGGTGCGCTATACCGGGAGGGTCTACCCCGGCGTCTCGGCCTTCGGGCTGGACCTAGGCGGCCTCTCGGCGCCGCAGGCCGCCCGCCTGCTGGACGACCGCTTCGTCTACGACGAGCAGGCTGTGTTCACCTTCCGCGATGGTGATCGCTTCTGGCAATATACCGCCGGAGAACTCGGCGTTTCCCTGGATGCGGCGGCGACGGTAGAGGCTGCCATGCGCCTGGGCCGAGAAGGATCGTTGCCGGAAAACCTGCTCACGCAGGCCGATCTGTGGCTCAACGGGCGAACGGTCGCCCCGATCGTCGTCTTTGACCAGGCGCGGGCGGAAGCCACGTTGCAGGCCATCGCCGCTGAGATCGACCGCCCCGTCCGCGACGCGATGCTTTCCCTGCAGGGCGCCACCGTGATCAGCACGCCAGGGCAGATTGGCCGGACGCTGGATATCCCGGCGGCGCTGGCTGCCCTGCGCCAGGAAGTGCTCAAGCTACAGACCGGCGCGGAAATCCCGCTGACCATCCGGGAGACTCCCCCGGCAATCCTGTCGGTAGCGGAGCCAGAAGCCCGTTTGCGCGCTGCGCTCGCCGGCCCGCTCTCGCTGTATGCAGACACATCCTCCGGCGCTGAAGCAGGGCCATGGGTAGCCACGGTGGAGAATATCGCCGCCATGCTGGAAGTGCGGCGGGTGATGGCCGCTGACGGCACGGCAACGGTTGAAGTCGGACTCAATCCGGAGCAGTTCGCCAGCTTCTTAAATGGGATCGCGCCGCAGTTGACCATCCAGCCGCAGCCAGCGCGTTTTGTGTTCAACGATGAAACGCGCCAGCTGGAGGTGATCGCGCCCAGCGTCAATGGCCGCGAACTGGATGTGGAAGCGTCGCTGGCGGCGATTGAGCGCGCCCTTTTCATGCCACCCCCGGAGCCGGGCGCGCCCCGGCAGGTGGCGCTGGCCTTCCGGTACATCGTGCCAGCTGTCCATTCAGGCGCTACAGCCGCCGAACTGGGCATCACCGAGTTGATCGCGCAGGCAACCACCTACTACCTGGGGTCGGGCGCTGCCCGCCAGCAGAACATCGCCCAGGCCGCCTCTCGCTTCCACGGGCTGGTCATCCCGCCCGGCGAGGAATTCTCCTTCAACCGCTGGCTGGGCGATGTCAGCGCGGAAGAAGGGTTCGAGGAGTCGTTCATCATCTACGGTGGGCGGACGATCAAGGGTGTTGGCGGCGGGGTCTGCCAGGTCAGCACAACGGCTTTTCAGGCAGCGTTTTACGCCGGGTATCCGATCCTGGAGCGCTACCCGCATGGCTACCGTGTCGGCTACTACGAGTATGGCGAAGGCGTGGGCATGGATGCGACCGTCTTCTCGCCGCTGGTGGACTTCCGCTTCCTGAATGACACCCCCTATCACCTGCTGATCGAGACCTATACCAACCCGCAAAACGCCACAATCACGTTCAAGTTCTACAGCACCAGCGTCGGGCGTGTGGTGAACAAGATCGGGCCGCGCATCGAGAACGTCACGCCACATGGCCCGACAGTCTACGAGGAAAACGCCGAGCTGGCCCCCGGCCAGACGCGGCAGGTAGAATGGGCGGTAGACGGCGCGGATGTGACCGTCACCCGGCAGGTCTTCCGCGATGGACGGCTGGAGCGGGAAGATCACTTCTTCAGCCATTACCTGCCCTGGAATGCTGTGATTCAGGTGGCGCCGGGCGAGTTGCCCGCCGGGTCACAGTCCTGACCGGGCAAGGAGCGTTGTGCAACAGTGGACGCCATGATCCCGGATGAGCCTCAGGCGCTGGCCAAGGTCACCTGGCATGATCAGGCCACCGGTGAACTGCATTGCTATGTCCTGCTGGAAGGCGCTACCGCTAGCATTGGCCGTTCCCGCAACAACGATATCTGCGTAGCTGAGCGGCATGTCTCCCGCCGCCATGCCGTGATTACCTACCGCAGCGGCATTTTTATGATCGCCGATCTGGGCAGCGCCAACGGCACCTTTGTCAACGACCAGCGCATAGACAGCCCTTATCCGCTGGCCAGCGGCGATGTCATCCGTCTGTTTGTCCCAGAGCTATTGTTTTCCGCCATGGTGACTGCTGAGGAACAGCAGCACGCCACGCGCAGCGGGATGTTGATCCGCCCACCGCACGGCCTGGATCGACCGTACCTGGTAGTCACCGCCGGCCCCCAGGAGGGGGAGGAATTCGTGCTGGATCAGGCGACGCTGGTCGTCGGGCGGGCAGCGCCCGGCACCCCCTGCGATATCATCCTCAAAGATCGCTCGGTATCGCGGCCTCACGCCCGGTTGGAGCGCCTGCCGGATGGCAGCGGCTGGGGGGTGATCGATCTCGATAGCGCCAATGGCACGTGGATCAACGGCCAGCGCATCCGCCCGGAGGTGTGTTGCCCGCTCAAGCACGGCGATGTGCTGGCTTTCGGCTCGACGTTGCTACTCTTTCGGCTGGGCTAAGGAAAGGCTAGTTCAGCGCGGCAGGCGCGGGCATGGTTCCCCGGCGGGTGTGGTGCAGATCGGCCCGGCGCCATCCGGCATGACGGCAAAGCCTTCCAGCAAAGCCGCCACCTCACACAGGGGGAAACCCACCACGTTGTTGTAGCAGCCCTCGATGCGCTCCACCAGCGCCCCGCCCTGGCCCTGGATGGCGTAGCTGCCGGCTTTATCCAGCGGCTCGCCGCTGAGGGCGTAAGCTTCGATCTCGCGGTCGGAATAATCGCGCATGTAGACGGTCGTCGTCACCGCGCTGGCCGCCCCGCTGCGACGACTGGCGGCATCAAAGACGGCCACGCCGCTGATCACGCGGTGCGGTCGGCCACGCAACAGGCGCAGCATGCGGCAGGCATCGGCGGTGTCGCGCGGCTTGCCCAGCGCCAGCCCGTCGACCACAACGATCGTATCCGCGCCGATGACCAGCCCTTCGGCCAGTGTCTCGGCCACTGTTTCCGCTTTCAGGCGGGCCAGCCAGCGAACGCCGCTCTCCACGTCCAGGTCAGGCGGCAAATCTTCCGGGATGCCGCTGGCGATAATCTGAAAGGGCAGGCCAAAGGCAGCCAATAACTCCCGGCGACGCGGCGACACCGAGGCCAGAACCAGCGGGGGAATACCGGGCGGGTGGGTCATAGGCGTCAGGCCTCCTGGGCTTCCTGTTCGTACCGCTCAAAGAACTGGGCGCGCTGCTGCTCAATGACGGCGGCGGGCCAATCCGGGGGCCGGACATAGCGCCAGTAGTCCGGATGATCGGCGCGGGTAAAACGGCCCAGGTCGACTTCCGCGCTCCAGGCGCTTCCATCAGGGAGGATGGTGGTAGGGTCAAACTGAGCAGCACTAAGGTCGGCGCCGGTCAGGTCAGCGCCACGCAGGTCGGCCCCTTCCAGCCTGGCGCCGGTCAGGTCTGCCTCCCGCAGGTCGGCCCGGTAGAGATCGGCTCCGCGCAGGTCGGCCCGGCTGAGGTCGGCGCGGCGGAGGAAAGCCATCTTCATCTGGCCGTTGCGTAGCTCAGCCCCATCCAGCATGGCGCTATACAGATTGGCCAGGCGCAGGTGCGCGCCGGTCATCTGTGCCCCGCGAAAGACCGCACCGCGCAGGTCAGCCTCCGAGAGGCTGGCCCCTTCCAGGTTAGCCACGATAAAGCTGGCATCCTTGAGCACTGCGCCGCGCAGCACCGCGCCGCGCAGATCGGCCCAGGCGAAGACCGCCCCGCGCAGGCGCGTCTGCACGAAGCTCACCCGCCGGAGGTCGGCCCCATCGAACATGGCTCCGCTCAGGTGCGCTTCGGCAAAGTCGGCATCCTGCAGGGAGCCGTCAGTCAGCCAGCCGGCGGCCCGGACCTGTTCGACAGCTTCCAGGGCCACCTCCTTGACCCGCGATCCCATCTTGGCGATCAACGTCGTCTTGCGGTGGTAGATCGTCTCCCGTCGCTGTACCAGACGATCCAGGATCAGCACAATCGCGCCGATGCGCGCGGCCTCGATGAGCACCGTCATCACCAGGGAGCTGTTTCGCCTTGCCACGGCCTTCTCCTGCTTCGCTGTTGGCCCGTGCGGTGAAAGTCTGCGCGGGCCGGTTAGAATGTGTGCCTATTGTACCCTGATCGCCGCCGCGCCGACGAGCAGAAAAGGCAGGCGGAGGCGCAGCGCTGGAGGCCACCATGAACGTCAAGCGGCGGATTCAGGTCGCACACGCCAGGACGGCGGGCGATGGGCCAGCCGCCAGCGCCAGCCAGTCGGGTAACCGGCCATCTTGGCCAGATCGCCCACGACACGGATGATCGGGATCAGCAGCCAGGCAGCCAGCCGGTCGCGCCATGAAGGCGGGCGAGCGCCCCGGTAGTACCTCCACACCGCTGGCAGGCGGCGGTAGGCCCCCCGCAGGTAGACCGCACCGCCCAGCAGGTACGCCCCCCACCACAGCGGCCCCCAGGCCAACCCCAGCGCCAGTATCAGCGGGACGCCGACCAGATACGTCGCGTAGCGGACAGCATGCCGCTTGCGCCACAGATCGGCCTTGCCGTCACCGCGGGCGTAGCGATAGTACTGCCGCCAGAAAGCCCGCAGGTTGCTGCGTGGTCGGAAGGCCACACAGGCCTGCGGCGCCCAGGCAAAGGGGCCGTATAGTGCCGTCAGGTTGAGATCGAAGATCAGGTCTTCGCAGTAATCCAGCCATTCAGGGTAGCCACCAACGGCAGCCCAGGCTTCCCGGCGGAAGGCCACGCTGCGGCTGGAGGGCAAAAAGCGGGCCGGGTCAATCTCATCCGCCAGCGGCAGAACCGCTGCGCCCATCGCCACCTCAAACGGCGTGTATGGGTCGGCATGGAAGAACCCGGCGACGGCCTGCACAGCCGGATCGACGAACGGCGCGGTGATGCGCTCCAGCCAGTCAGCGGGCAGGCGCGTCCCGGCGTCGGTGACAGCAATGATAGCCGCCGCATCGTCGACGGCGGCGATCGCCGCGTTGCGCCCGGCAGAAATGTTACAGCCGGGCCGCTCGATCACGGTCAGCGGTAGGCGGGCGGCATATTCGTGCAGGATGGCTAGCGTATCGTCGGTAGAGCCACCGTCCACGATCACGATCGCATCGGGCTGGCGCGTCTGCGCAGCGATTGACTCCAGCACGGCGCGCATCGACGCGCCTTCGTTGACAACGGTCATGATCAGAGCAACAGCAGGGATGTTCGAGGGCTGAACAGACATCGATCTCCTGACACTCCGGTACAACAGCTTCCTGGTAACTACCTCCGGGCCGGGTCGTCCTGCCCGGTGGCAGCGATCGCCTGCTGGCCGACCCGTGCCTCCAGGGCCGCCAGCAAGGAGTCATAGCCACGATGGGTGGCGTCGCTGATACCGAACACGGCCATGTTCCCCAAACCGGTCAGCCAGGCCACCAGGCGGAAGCTCAGCGGCAATGGCCCCCCGAAAAACGGCCCACGCACCAGCACCCAGCGTCCGTCGCGGCGCGGCATGTTGGCCCGCCCCAGTAGCAGGCGTGTCATCGGCTCGTCAACCGGCTGCAGGGTATACGGACGCAGACCAGTGATCGCCGCCCAGGGCACCAGCCGTGCCGGGCCGAACATCGGTTGCACGATCAGCCCCTCTTCGGCGACCAATAGCGGCGGGGTGAGCACTGCCCCAATCGCCAGCGGGACGACCAACGCCGCCGTGAACGCCAGCAGCAGGATCATCGCGTCCCCGGCTCCGACTCCGAGCAGGATCAGCAGCCCCTCACCGACCAGGGCGACCGTGCACAGGAACAGGCTGACCACCGTCAGCCAGCGCTTGAGGCGGTAGAGCGCTGGGAAGCGTGGCGGATGATGGGAGAGTACAGCGCCAGCAACAGATTCAGTCGTCATGGGCGGCGATTATAGCGCGTCCCGGCCTTTCCCGTCGCCCGCTGCTGCCCCTCTTCCTCCCCGCCCTCTCTCCGGCGTCTTGCGCAGACCAATCGCCGCCAACCTGTACTGGCACCCGGCCCCGCTGGCGCGGCTGCGTTATACTTCCAGCGGAAGGAGCAAGATGCCATGCCCGCAGACCTGATTGAGCTTGACCTGACCGACGCCGTTTACGGTGGCAAGGCGATGGGCCGCTACCGGGGCCGCCCGATCTTTGTCCCCTATGCTATCCCCGGCGAGCGCATCACCGCCCGCATCGTGGAAGATCGGCGCAGTTACGCCAACGCCGAAGGCGTTGAGTTACTGATCGCCTCGCCGGATCGCGTCCGCCCGGAGTGCCCGCACTTCGGGCCGGGGCGTTGCGGCGGCTGCCACCTGCAGCATATGAACTATCCGTCCCAGCTCCGTTACAAACGCGCCGTGGTCATCGACCAGCTCAGGCGGCTGGGCGGGGTGGAGCGGGCCGACCGGTTGGTCGGCGACACGATCCCCAGCCCGGAGCCGTGGGGCTATCGGGCGCGGGCAACGTTCCATGTGGCTCCGGATGGACGGCTGGGCTTTGTCAGCACCGATCCGGCGCGCATTGAGCCGATCGAGTGGTGCTATATCCTTCACCCGCGGGCGATGGCCCTGCTGGAATCGCTCGACCTAGACACGACCGGCATCCAGCAGATTGAAGTCCGCGCCGGGAGCGATGGCCGCGATATGCTGATCCTGCGGACGGTAGATGACGCCGCTCCCGCGTTGGAAGCGGACACACCGGTCAGCGTCAACCTGCTGCTCAGCGACAACGAGCCGGTCAACCTGATCGGGGACTCACACACGCGCTACCGGGTCAAGGGCCGCGACTTTCGCGTCACGGCGGGCGGCTTCTTCCAGGTCAATCTGGATATCGCCGGGACGCTGGTCGACCTCGTTCTGGAGCGGCTTGACCTGCACGGCGGTGAAGCGGTGCTGGACCTGTACGCCGGGGTTGGCCTGTTCAGCGCCTTCATCGCCGAACGGGCCGCCCTGGTAGCGGCGGTGGAAAGCTACCCCCCGGCGGTGACCGACGCCGACGAAAACCTGGCCGCGTTCGATAATGTCGACCTGTTCGAGGGCGGCGTGGAGCCGGTGCTGTGGGGCCTGATTGAAGCGGGCGAGGGGCCGTTTGAGGCTGCAGTCGCCGATCCGCCCCGCGCCGGTCTGGATGAGGACATACCGGAGACACTGGCCGAACTGGGGGTGGCTAATCTGGTTTATGTGAGCTGCGACCCGGCTACGCTGGCCCGCGACATTAAGCGCCTGGCGCGGCGCGGCTACGCGCTGCAACACGTTCAACCGGTTGATATGTTCCCCCAGACTTATCACATTGAATGTGTGGCCCATTTCCTGCGACGGCCCGGCTGATCCTGGCGGCTCTGACCTGTCTTGCGGTACACCGAAGGAGAACATGAATGCTTCAGACGATACGCGATACAGCGGAAAACATCGCCCGGCAGGCCGGCGCGCTCCTGCTGGATTACGCTGCCAGGGGCTTCGACGTTGATTCCAAGACGACGAGCATCAACCTGGTGACGGAAGCTGATAAGGCTGCTGAGGCGCTGATCACCGCGGCCATCCGCGCGGCCTTCCCCGATCATGCCATCACTGGTGAGGAGGGCGCCGGCTATGACGGGACTGGAACGGCGGAGGCGCCCTTCCGTTGGTACGTCGATCCCCTGGACGGCACGACCAACTTCGCCCACCGCCTGCCGATCTACGCGGTCAACCTGTCGGTTGTGGACGCCGATGGCGAGCCGATCGTCGGCCTGACCTACGATCCCAGCCGCGATGAGTGCTTCTCCGCCATTCGCGGCCAGGGCGCGACACTTAATGGCCGGCCGATCCATGTTTCAACCACGCCTGATCTGCTTGGCGCACTGTTGACTTCCGGCTTCCCCTATGACCGGCACACCGCGCGGGACAACAACTGGGCGGAATGGGGAGCGTTTCTGCGGCGGGCGCAGGGCGTGCGTTGCACCGGCTCGGCGGCGCTGGATATGGCCTATGTGGCCTGCGGGCGATTTGACGGCTACTGGGAGCGCGGGCCGCAACCGTGGGATTTCCTGGCCGGTATCCTGATGATTCGCGAGGCGGGCGGCCAGGTTACCACCTACAACGGTCGGACCGATGGGCTGTACACCGGCCATGAAATCCTGGCCAGCAACGGCCTCATTCACCAGGCACTGGTCGAGGTGCTGGAGGAAGCGCAGGCGGCGCTGCGGGCGTCAGGTTCCTGACCGACGGCTGGCCGACAAACGTCAGATCGCTGTCAGGGAAACAACTGTTGACAGGGCGATACTACAGTCAGAGGGGATATTATGTCGCAGCCGGATAGAGGGGAGGCGGCG
This DNA window, taken from Anaerolineae bacterium, encodes the following:
- a CDS encoding FHA domain-containing protein yields the protein MDAMIPDEPQALAKVTWHDQATGELHCYVLLEGATASIGRSRNNDICVAERHVSRRHAVITYRSGIFMIADLGSANGTFVNDQRIDSPYPLASGDVIRLFVPELLFSAMVTAEEQQHATRSGMLIRPPHGLDRPYLVVTAGPQEGEEFVLDQATLVVGRAAPGTPCDIILKDRSVSRPHARLERLPDGSGWGVIDLDSANGTWINGQRIRPEVCCPLKHGDVLAFGSTLLLFRLG
- a CDS encoding DUF87 domain-containing protein; translation: MPFIEAPTTFYLGRRYDPRAQKVLDEIVYYDSRDLTTHAVVLGMTGSGKTGLCIDLLEEAALDNIPSIIIDPKGDITNLLLTFPDLRPADFAPWVNLDDARRAGKEIDDYAAEVATRWRKGLADWHIVPDRVKWLKHAADFSIYTPGSDSGLPVSILDAMQAPREGWAGYEEAHRERISGMVTALLALVGRQVEPVKDREHVLIANIFEHAWRQGQGLTLEDVIIQVQQPPFQKLGVFDVDTFFPEKERFKLAMELNHIIAAPSFQSWLTGEPLDVRSLLFTAEGKPRVSVFYIAHLNDAERQFIITLLLENVLAWLRTLSGTTSLRALLYIDEVFGMFPPHPYNPPTKEPILRLLKQARAFGLGLILATQNPGDLDYKGLANAGTWFIGKLQTENDQKKVMTGLEALASVRADYTVRQVGDLIEQLAPRIFLMHNVHEENGPLLFHTRWAMSYLRGPLTRQQISTLMAAKRAKLRQRAIPLPGSGGYMPPTQGATAPVTSARPGITPPPASLPETEPLAAPPPSLPETEPLSITPPPTILPEQDLPPGVAARPETLPGSGGADLTQPIGRTQASRPAIPAGASGGAPVLPSSIAQYFLPGTIPARTALANWERQFGFLAQQTGVTTLVYRPFLLAQASVRYLDRRTGVNTVRQVAYHVPDVPRMGLIHWEQHVAAPVDPTTLAQTPAAQAIFAALPPALTDEKRLRELQNEVVEQIFHTASLVVLYSPTLKVFSDPDASRRDFRVMLQALVRERRDEEVDRVTAQYAARLDRLEERLQREVRELEADRADLADRKREQLFTAGEAALSLFRGRTTYTLSRYSRTQRYSRQAEVDLRESEQEIATLEDQIEQTTREMEAALRAVNDKWARVAAEAEEYRITPFKKNIYLELFGVGWMPFWQTVVNGQAVLLPANPIAVQNQL
- the maf gene encoding septum formation protein Maf; protein product: MTHPPGIPPLVLASVSPRRRELLAAFGLPFQIIASGIPEDLPPDLDVESGVRWLARLKAETVAETLAEGLVIGADTIVVVDGLALGKPRDTADACRMLRLLRGRPHRVISGVAVFDAASRRSGAASAVTTTVYMRDYSDREIEAYALSGEPLDKAGSYAIQGQGGALVERIEGCYNNVVGFPLCEVAALLEGFAVMPDGAGPICTTPAGEPCPRLPR
- a CDS encoding glycosyltransferase, with translation MSVQPSNIPAVALIMTVVNEGASMRAVLESIAAQTRQPDAIVIVDGGSTDDTLAILHEYAARLPLTVIERPGCNISAGRNAAIAAVDDAAAIIAVTDAGTRLPADWLERITAPFVDPAVQAVAGFFHADPYTPFEVAMGAAVLPLADEIDPARFLPSSRSVAFRREAWAAVGGYPEWLDYCEDLIFDLNLTALYGPFAWAPQACVAFRPRSNLRAFWRQYYRYARGDGKADLWRKRHAVRYATYLVGVPLILALGLAWGPLWWGAYLLGGAVYLRGAYRRLPAVWRYYRGARPPSWRDRLAAWLLIPIIRVVGDLAKMAGYPTGWRWRLAHRPPSWRVRPESAA
- a CDS encoding pentapeptide repeat-containing protein; the encoded protein is MARRNSSLVMTVLIEAARIGAIVLILDRLVQRRETIYHRKTTLIAKMGSRVKEVALEAVEQVRAAGWLTDGSLQDADFAEAHLSGAMFDGADLRRVSFVQTRLRGAVFAWADLRGAVLRGAVLKDASFIVANLEGASLSEADLRGAVFRGAQMTGAHLRLANLYSAMLDGAELRNGQMKMAFLRRADLSRADLRGADLYRADLREADLTGARLEGADLRGADLTGADLSAAQFDPTTILPDGSAWSAEVDLGRFTRADHPDYWRYVRPPDWPAAVIEQQRAQFFERYEQEAQEA
- a CDS encoding inositol monophosphatase yields the protein MLQTIRDTAENIARQAGALLLDYAARGFDVDSKTTSINLVTEADKAAEALITAAIRAAFPDHAITGEEGAGYDGTGTAEAPFRWYVDPLDGTTNFAHRLPIYAVNLSVVDADGEPIVGLTYDPSRDECFSAIRGQGATLNGRPIHVSTTPDLLGALLTSGFPYDRHTARDNNWAEWGAFLRRAQGVRCTGSAALDMAYVACGRFDGYWERGPQPWDFLAGILMIREAGGQVTTYNGRTDGLYTGHEILASNGLIHQALVEVLEEAQAALRASGS
- a CDS encoding class I SAM-dependent RNA methyltransferase, with translation MPADLIELDLTDAVYGGKAMGRYRGRPIFVPYAIPGERITARIVEDRRSYANAEGVELLIASPDRVRPECPHFGPGRCGGCHLQHMNYPSQLRYKRAVVIDQLRRLGGVERADRLVGDTIPSPEPWGYRARATFHVAPDGRLGFVSTDPARIEPIEWCYILHPRAMALLESLDLDTTGIQQIEVRAGSDGRDMLILRTVDDAAPALEADTPVSVNLLLSDNEPVNLIGDSHTRYRVKGRDFRVTAGGFFQVNLDIAGTLVDLVLERLDLHGGEAVLDLYAGVGLFSAFIAERAALVAAVESYPPAVTDADENLAAFDNVDLFEGGVEPVLWGLIEAGEGPFEAAVADPPRAGLDEDIPETLAELGVANLVYVSCDPATLARDIKRLARRGYALQHVQPVDMFPQTYHIECVAHFLRRPG